From Acidobacteriota bacterium, one genomic window encodes:
- a CDS encoding patatin-like phospholipase family protein produces MPPSPSRRSDLAIVLGGGGARAAYQVGLLRTLARHRPNIRFPIITGVSAGAINAIYLASHGGNLYQATEGLQEIWSDLETDQVFRVDAPSLSRMVLSWGLRLISGGVRKSTGRGSLVDTAPLDALLHRCLQTRDREVVGVERNIEAGKLHAMALTTLDYGTGQTVTWYQGRDIADWERPHRKSARCRMSIDHVMASAALPLLFPAVRLTDSWHGDGGVRLAAPLSPALHLGASRILAVSTRYDRSREEADVPLITGYPPPAQVLGLLMNAIFLDLMDQDVLRMKLMNQVISDLPPERRGNLRTIDIEVLRPSVDLGKLAGQFEVRLPRAFRFLTRGLGTRETKSPDFLSLLMFQHDYLQQLMEIGEADAEARIDDLLRLVDGPEEQEA; encoded by the coding sequence GTGCCTCCCTCTCCATCGCGCCGCTCCGATCTCGCCATCGTTCTCGGTGGCGGCGGAGCCCGTGCGGCCTACCAGGTCGGCCTCCTGCGCACCTTGGCGCGGCATCGCCCCAACATCCGGTTTCCGATTATCACCGGCGTCTCCGCCGGCGCCATCAACGCCATCTATCTGGCATCCCACGGCGGCAACCTCTACCAGGCCACCGAGGGCCTGCAAGAGATCTGGAGCGACCTCGAAACGGATCAGGTCTTCCGCGTCGACGCTCCCAGCTTGAGCCGTATGGTGTTGAGCTGGGGCCTACGGCTGATCTCCGGCGGGGTTCGCAAGTCGACCGGCCGCGGCTCTCTGGTCGACACGGCCCCGCTCGATGCCCTCCTCCACCGCTGCCTGCAGACTCGCGACCGGGAGGTCGTCGGCGTGGAGCGCAACATCGAGGCCGGGAAGCTCCACGCCATGGCCTTGACCACCCTCGACTACGGCACCGGCCAAACCGTCACCTGGTACCAAGGCCGGGACATCGCAGACTGGGAGCGTCCCCACCGCAAGAGCGCCCGCTGCCGGATGAGCATCGACCACGTCATGGCCTCGGCGGCGCTGCCGCTGCTCTTCCCGGCGGTTCGGCTGACCGACAGCTGGCACGGTGACGGCGGCGTCCGCCTGGCGGCACCGCTGAGCCCGGCCCTGCACCTGGGGGCTTCCCGCATTCTGGCGGTGTCGACGCGCTACGACCGCAGCCGAGAAGAGGCGGATGTCCCGTTGATCACCGGCTATCCGCCGCCGGCGCAGGTGTTGGGCCTGCTGATGAACGCCATTTTCCTCGACCTGATGGATCAGGACGTGCTGCGCATGAAGCTGATGAACCAGGTGATCTCAGATCTGCCACCGGAACGGCGTGGCAACCTGCGCACCATCGACATCGAGGTGCTCCGTCCGTCGGTGGATCTCGGCAAGCTCGCCGGACAGTTCGAAGTTCGGCTGCCCAGAGCCTTCCGCTTCCTCACCCGCGGCCTCGGTACGCGCGAGACCAAGAGCCCGGACTTCCTGTCGCTGCTGATGTTCCAGCACGACTACCTGCAGCAGCTGATGGAGATCGGCGAAGCCGATGCCGAGGCCCGCATCGACGACCTGCTACGGCTGGTCGACGGACCCGAAGAACAGGAGGCGTAG
- a CDS encoding roadblock/LC7 domain-containing protein encodes MAQVNLDKLTEIDGFVGACLVDSESGMTLGAAGGGMLNMEVAASGNSEVVKAKNKTMDALGLDDSIEDILITLGGQYHLIRPLAKDKTMFLYLALDRKKSNLALARHSLKAFEGIFSL; translated from the coding sequence ATGGCACAGGTCAATCTGGATAAGTTGACGGAAATCGATGGTTTCGTGGGAGCTTGCCTGGTCGATAGCGAGAGTGGGATGACCCTCGGAGCGGCGGGTGGCGGCATGCTGAACATGGAAGTTGCCGCGAGCGGCAACAGCGAGGTGGTCAAGGCCAAGAACAAGACGATGGATGCCCTGGGCCTCGACGACTCGATCGAGGACATCCTGATCACCCTCGGTGGCCAGTACCACCTGATCCGGCCGCTGGCGAAGGACAAGACGATGTTCTTGTACCTGGCTCTCGACCGCAAGAAGTCCAATCTGGCTCTTGCCCGTCACTCCCTCAAGGCCTTCGAAGGTATCTTCAGCCTCTAG
- a CDS encoding NAD(P)-binding domain-containing protein yields MQHSDVIVIGAGPIGIEMAVALKGAGISYRHFEAAAIGATIAWYAPQTHFFSSPERIAIAGVPLQTQDQSKATREEYLLYLRNVVLQFGLEIATYEPVTRVTPREGGGFAVTTVRRGRQHHWSADRVVLAIGDMHQPRRLGIAGEDLPHVSHYLGEPHRYFGRRVLVVGGKNSAVEAVIRLQRVGASPILSYRGEDLDPERIKFWLMPDIRALIRDRRVPFLPSTVPSEILPDRVRLASTTGGDEQTVAADDVLLMTGYTQDPTLFEQAGIVLEGPGKKPRHDEATMETNVPGLFVAGTGAAGTQLAGVKAFIETSHVHVDRILATITGQPTADLATPTYELPES; encoded by the coding sequence GTGCAGCACAGCGATGTCATCGTGATCGGCGCCGGGCCGATCGGAATCGAGATGGCGGTGGCCCTCAAAGGTGCCGGCATTTCATATCGTCATTTCGAGGCCGCCGCCATCGGTGCGACCATCGCCTGGTACGCCCCGCAGACCCATTTCTTCTCCTCTCCGGAGCGCATCGCCATCGCCGGCGTGCCCCTGCAGACTCAGGATCAGTCGAAGGCCACCCGGGAGGAGTATCTGCTCTACCTGCGCAACGTCGTGCTGCAGTTCGGGCTCGAGATCGCCACCTACGAGCCGGTGACCCGAGTCACGCCGCGAGAGGGCGGCGGTTTCGCCGTCACCACCGTTCGGCGGGGGCGACAGCACCACTGGAGCGCCGACCGGGTGGTGCTGGCGATCGGCGACATGCACCAGCCACGGCGCCTCGGCATCGCCGGCGAAGACCTGCCCCACGTCAGCCACTATCTCGGCGAGCCGCACCGCTACTTCGGCCGTCGAGTGCTGGTGGTCGGGGGCAAGAACTCGGCGGTAGAAGCGGTGATTCGCCTGCAGCGGGTCGGCGCTTCGCCGATCCTCAGCTATCGCGGCGAAGACCTCGACCCAGAGCGCATCAAGTTCTGGCTGATGCCCGACATCCGGGCCCTGATCCGGGACCGCCGGGTGCCCTTCCTGCCGTCGACGGTGCCCAGCGAGATCCTGCCGGATCGGGTGAGGCTGGCTTCGACCACCGGTGGTGACGAGCAAACCGTGGCCGCCGACGATGTCCTCTTGATGACCGGCTACACCCAGGACCCGACGCTCTTCGAGCAGGCCGGCATCGTCCTCGAGGGACCGGGCAAGAAGCCGCGCCACGACGAGGCCACCATGGAGACCAACGTGCCGGGCCTGTTCGTCGCCGGCACCGGCGCCGCCGGCACCCAGCTCGCCGGCGTCAAGGCCTTCATCGAAACCAGCCACGTTCACGTCGACCGCATCCTGGCGACGATCACCGGCCAGCCGACGGCGGACCTCGCCACTCCGACCTACGAGCTACCCGAAAGCTGA